In Sphingobacterium zeae, one genomic interval encodes:
- a CDS encoding DUF4411 family protein, whose translation MKQYILDTNFFVQAHRAHYPFDVFPSFWSKIQELAAIGRIVSVDKVKKELDHNKDKLSDWVSDNLPDSFFQPSSETIEAYSRIANWAYSKSGHYKQAALNEFLDADEADAWLVAYALTDVTNRILITHEVSQPEARSRIKIPEPCNEFGVTFKNTIAMMREIGVSF comes from the coding sequence ATGAAACAGTATATTTTGGATACAAATTTCTTCGTGCAAGCACATCGGGCGCATTATCCTTTCGATGTATTTCCAAGTTTCTGGTCCAAAATACAAGAACTGGCTGCAATTGGAAGAATAGTCAGTGTTGATAAAGTCAAAAAAGAACTTGATCATAATAAAGATAAACTAAGTGACTGGGTATCGGATAATCTTCCTGATAGTTTTTTTCAGCCGTCGTCAGAGACAATTGAAGCTTATTCACGTATTGCTAATTGGGCTTATTCAAAATCAGGACATTATAAACAAGCTGCATTGAATGAATTTTTAGATGCCGATGAGGCGGACGCTTGGTTAGTCGCTTATGCTTTGACAGATGTCACTAACCGTATTTTGATAACACACGAAGTAAGTCAGCCTGAGGCTAGAAGTAGAATAAAGATTCCCGAACCGTGCAATGAATTTGGGGTAACATTCAAAAACACGATCGCAATGATGAGGGAAATCGGAGTGAGCTTTTAA